TCCGGTGGAGTTCCAGAGGCAACTGCAGGACTTGCAGAGGCTACAAATTGGAGATCAACCTGATCATCAGTACCGAAGAAAGAGCGACGACAGCCTCGTCGGAGGACGAGGAGGCTACGCTGCCGCCGGTGATTTCTACAACATGCAGAAGGTGCCGGAAAAGCTTCCTCCTGTGACGGTGCCTCCGCAGATCCCGGCTCCGGCTGGTTACTGGCCTGAGAAGCATGTATCGAGCGTCGGGTTCCCGGGGACGGTTACTGGAGCGCTACCCGAACAGCAGCAGCAGCCTATGTACATGATCAGCGCGGGAGGAGGAGGCGGTGTGTATCACGCGCCGCCGATGGTGCGATCGGTCACCGGCCCAACCAATCAAGGGTACTACCAAATGCAGCAGCAGCAGCAGAGAATGCCCTCGGACGTTTACCGGGATCAGCCGGTCTACGGTGCAATACCGCAGCCACAGCAACAGATCAGTAATCTACCGCCACAACCGCCGAAGTACGCGGCGACGTACGCGGAAACGACGCCGTATACTCAGGTGGCGTACGATAGCGTAACTGGGAGGCAAGTGTACTATACTGCGCAGGGTGGAGGGGTTGTGCCGCCGCAGCAGCAGGCGTACTCAGCAGTGGGGACCGCGGCTGTTAGCGGCGAAATGAGAGTGGCTGGCGGGTTGAGCCAGGAGAGTAAGGTGGTGGGTTCAAAAGTTCCCCAAACTTCCATGTGATTTTCAATCTTATTATGTATTTGTTATGAAGATTAATATGTATTTGTTAAGAAAATATATTACTAAATATGAGGGAAAAAAATTACAGTATTACCTTCTGCTTATTTTGTGTTACGTACTTCTTTATTTCATTGAAAAGATTTTGCGGTTTGTAAATTATGGATCATTTTTGTGGAACCTATTTACATGAGGCATACGTATAGAGTTCAATTTACACATTATAAACAAAGAAAATGGATCTATACATAATGAAGTGAAACTCGTTAAAATATAGGTCAACACAAAAATGAAAATTAATAAGCTGAATTGAGCTACTTAAAGTCATAAACATGGACATTATGACATAAAGACAATGAATTAGTGGGTGTGAAGTTTGTAAAACAATGAGCTAGTTTAAGTAAACATGTTATCATATACACGAATTGAAATTTTTTCAGATTCTTAACTCGTTATAAAGATGCACAATAAATGCGTCGTCTTATATTATTGTATTAACTGATCGATCAGTAAACTGTTAATGTTGAATAAATTAAGCTCTTTTTTTAAGTTTCTAACTAGTTTACTTGAACTAGCTAGAGTTCTTCATTTCTTTCTCATAACTTTGAAAAATCTGACTAAAGTGGGACTTGAAATAGCTAATTCACATTTCACACATTTGGAAGAGGTGACGAAATTAAACACAAACCATTTCCTTCCTAGTGATATGAAACCCAACAAAAGGACTTCGTAGTTTTGCAAATAATGAGCATTGTCCTGTCTGACCAAAATATCATTTAAATGGTCCTAAATATGAATATCTTCTCATACCTCGTTCGAAAAGCAACACATATCATATGAATGTAACCATCAAAGTCGTCACTTAGACATTACAGGTGTGAAGGTGTAGTTAGTTAACCCTAGACAACCATCCAAATCCAATTTCAAACTGAAAGAGACACCCCCAAATTTTACAGACAGGTGTGCATTTTCCGGCGAAAACAAACAGAAAACTACAACCACACCTGGTCACTAATTATTTATTTGAATTCAAGCAAGGAGGATGAGTCCCTTTCTTATCCTAGCAACTTCTTATTCATTTTGATCATCATCACCTCCTCCACTCTAGGGACTTGTCCAGTCCTTGTTGGTATAAGCCAATCAATCCATTGCAGCTACCTGTTGGTGTTTGATCTGTGGTTATATACTTGATTATTTTATTTTATTTTTTTCCATTACGATTCTTCTTGATTATTCATGCGGATCATCAATCCGACAGGTCGATCATATGCTCACTACATAGTGATTGTAATGAAAATGATGGTGTGTTAAAAATGCACCTTCTTGATCTCTATACTACAATTGGGGTCTTGGTCTAGTTTGGTGGTTAATGTGTTTATGCCCTTGATTTGGTACCTCTAGAGTTTGCTGTAAATAATTAAATATTGAAAACTTTGTTTTCTTCCTTGATGATTTTATCTAAGACAGAGATAGGTACAAGATGTTGGTGTTGTTATTGGGAATACTGTGTAATATTCTCTTGTAATTAGTTTACTAATAGGTATTGGTGTCCCTTGTATAATAGTTAAATACTCTATTCTTGAAGAAGATGAACACAATTCAGAAATTCTAAAAGTCTTTTGGTACCAGAGCCGAGATCCTTTTGGACTCGGCTGTTTCCGCTGCAAGGTTCTTTTGGGGTTTATTTCTCGATGTGTTCTTTTGAACACGTGTCAAACAGCGGCCGCGTGATGTGCATGACTCTTGGTAATTCTCCCTCCGCGATTGACGATATGGAGGTGGGTAGAACAATAAAGAGGTGTGTTGAAGAAGCTTTGCATTGGGTAACAGCCAGATCGTGTATATTTGTGAGGCAAAAACATAAAGATCTGGAAAGTTAGGAAATATAGAAATTTAAGAGGTCGGGGATAGGGTTTAACTCTGGGGGATGATCAGATGAAATGTGTTATTTGGCATACGAATCAAATGGCCATCAAAACAATTGGTGGTTAGAACCCTTTTTGGTTTTCTTTGGATTACTTGGTGGTTAGAACCTTCATCAATCTGAGTATTCAGGAGAAACAGATTATGTATTCATAGCAACAGCAGACCAAAATTTCATATTCGAGAAGAGCTAATACAGTTTAGTCGCAATACTCGAGAACATGAAATTACATGGTCAGGGACTGCAACTGTCGAGACACTAAAAATAGAGAGAGTAAACAGTATTAACCAGAACAATGGCCATGATACTAGAGTTTCTAGGACTTGCCAAGTTAATTGAGAGCTAATAAGGACGTGGCGAGCCAACTGCAGATTACTTCTAGTTTTCATGGTGTTCTTGGTGTGATTGTAATTTTATAGGACTTGAGAAAACTAGGCCAAGGCCATTGTTTGTAATTTTTTAAGATGTTGCCAATATCGGAAAAGCAATCCCATGCTACTTGAAATGTTTACATGTCACTTCAATTTTGATATATTTCACCCATTATTTTTCTACTGATGCTGTTTATGTCCATTTTTCGTGTTCTATGTACGAGCATGAAACCCCCAAACCAGGAAAAACTCGAGCCATTGAGAGCAAACTACAACGTCTAATTCTCAGTCCCATCATGGCCGCCAAGGTGGAGAACATAACAAATAGCTACCCAGAAACAGACATACGAAGGGATAGGTATAGACCTGACGCGGTCACCTTAATTTTTTCCCTTCAATACAGAATCAATTTCCCAATAATTTGCACTGAAAGGGTATGACATCCATCCATGACACCATGTCAAGAACTAGGGCTTCGATGAAATTTGAAAAGAATGATACACCCCTTACCAAGCTACACGGGTCCAGATAAACCTTTTGTTAGAGATCAATTGCCGACCAAAAGAAGCAGAATCAATGCCTCACATAGAATGCATACACAAAATGAAAATGCAGATAACAGCCCACACAGTATCACTGCTCTTCAGAATCTGGTTTGTATAGACCTTGGGTTTCAGTTGCCCACAGCAAACAGATTAATGCATCTACCACAACAATGCTAATATTACCTACTGTAAACAACCATCCATGACACCATGTCACGAAACCAATAAAATATCATTATGGTCAAGCTTTGAAGGCCTAGTTTCAACAGATCCATTAAACTCCATCAAATCCAAACAGTAACAAATCCATTATATATCCGCTAGATAATAAACGAAGTCTAATAAAACCCACATATCAGGGCATAAAATCTAACACCGACAACATTATGATAAGCCATGAATTGTTCCAAGTTCCAAGACAAAAATAAAAGGTTACATGGCATTTTCATTAAATCACTACACCAAGTCCTCTTCAAAGATCCTGAACAGTCAAACCTATAACAAGAAAGAACAAAATAATTAGTACAGAGTCCTTGATCAAATAGAAAGAAACTTGGCTGATGAAGAACTTCACAGATAAAAAAATTGCATGGTTTCAGGGTGCAATCAGACAACAATTGTATAAAAGTCCAAAATAAAGGACACAAATAAACTATAATAGCATACCTGGAGGAAGGGATTGCTTCAACTTATCAGCCTTCTCGGTATCAAACACACAAAGTGTGTAAAGGTACTTGGAGCATCGAACCTTGA
The window above is part of the Fragaria vesca subsp. vesca linkage group LG2, FraVesHawaii_1.0, whole genome shotgun sequence genome. Proteins encoded here:
- the LOC101295470 gene encoding uncharacterized protein LOC101295470; this translates as MENSYSYSSYPDSGDSSPRSREIDFENPPPWEDQQNQNYKVKLMCSYGGKILPRPHDNQLCYTGGETKILAVDRSIKFPALLSRLSSLSDSDVSFKYQLPGEDLDALISVTNDDDLDHMMHEYDRLYRASARPARMRLFLFPNINHSDSFGSDRSDRDRFVDALNSGPAPPPDPIPKPPVVDFIPAWPKGGVPAVTSPPPPAPPTVLPPPEFQLRSALGDRVVGSDPVEFQRQLQDLQRLQIGDQPDHQYRRKSDDSLVGGRGGYAAAGDFYNMQKVPEKLPPVTVPPQIPAPAGYWPEKHVSSVGFPGTVTGALPEQQQQPMYMISAGGGGGVYHAPPMVRSVTGPTNQGYYQMQQQQQRMPSDVYRDQPVYGAIPQPQQQISNLPPQPPKYAATYAETTPYTQVAYDSVTGRQVYYTAQGGGVVPPQQQAYSAVGTAAVSGEMRVAGGLSQESKVVGSKVPQTSM
- the LOC101295764 gene encoding 60S ribosomal protein L38-like, translated to MPKQIHEIKDFLLTARRKDARSVKIKKTKDAVKFKVRCSKYLYTLCVFDTEKADKLKQSLPPGLTVQDL